A portion of the Chitinivorax sp. PXF-14 genome contains these proteins:
- the metE gene encoding 5-methyltetrahydropteroyltriglutamate--homocysteine S-methyltransferase, with amino-acid sequence MTTIHTLGFPRIGAQRELKRGVEAYWKGDLNQAALLDQAAALRRQHWQWQAEAGLERVTVGDFAYYDQVLNHIALFGCAPRRFGFGPQLTLDQYFELARGNAGQFALEMTKWFDTNYHYLVPEFHPDTTFTLDPRWLLYELAQARALGHAAKPVLIGPLTFLWLGKARLGHNEQAAACCGSAHHHEFDRLDLLDRLLPCYQALLAELAAQGVEWVQIDEPALTLDLPAHWLARLAPVYEMLSQTGPKLLLATYFDSVAEHAARLQALPVAGLHLDLVRAPAQLDRFLAGWPADKVLSAGIIDGRNIWRADLGRCLEQLGNARRALGDRLWLAPSCSLLHVPVDLEQEARLDGELRSWLAFARQKLGELGLLKHALDQGRVAVHQALQANRAAIDARATSSRIHDPAVATRLAHVSANDEHRQSVFPARQAAQRRRFALPLLPTTTIGSFPQTAAIRQARAAFKRGELSDAQYQAAMRAEIGLVVQKQEALGLDVLVHGEAERNDMVEYFGEQLAGFAFTEHGWVQSYGSRCVKPPIIYGDVSRPQPMTVEWSRYAQSLTERPMKGMLTGPVTILQWSFVRNDQPRSATAQQIALAIRDEVVDLEAAGIGIIQIDEPAYREGLPLKRRDWPAYLDWAARAFRLAASGVRDDTQIHTHMCYAEFNDILPAIAAMDADVITIETSRSDMELLEGFGEFAYPNEIGPGVYDIHSPRIPRVEEMVRLLGKAVSVIPLERLWVNPDCGLKTRGWPETETALSAMVEAARLMRVRLAEHRAEPING; translated from the coding sequence ATGACCACCATTCATACCCTGGGCTTTCCGCGCATCGGAGCCCAACGCGAACTCAAACGCGGCGTCGAGGCCTACTGGAAAGGCGACCTGAACCAGGCCGCGCTGCTCGACCAGGCGGCGGCGCTGCGGCGCCAACACTGGCAATGGCAGGCCGAGGCAGGCCTAGAGCGGGTCACCGTCGGCGATTTCGCCTACTACGACCAGGTGCTCAACCATATCGCGCTGTTCGGCTGCGCACCACGCCGCTTCGGCTTCGGGCCGCAGCTCACGCTCGACCAGTATTTCGAGCTGGCACGCGGCAATGCCGGTCAGTTCGCGCTGGAGATGACCAAGTGGTTCGATACCAACTATCACTACCTGGTCCCCGAGTTTCATCCCGATACCACCTTCACGCTCGACCCGCGCTGGTTGCTCTACGAGCTGGCCCAGGCACGGGCGCTCGGCCATGCCGCCAAGCCGGTGCTGATCGGCCCGCTGACCTTCCTCTGGCTGGGCAAGGCACGGCTTGGCCACAACGAGCAGGCAGCCGCCTGCTGCGGCTCGGCGCACCACCATGAATTCGACCGCCTCGACCTGCTCGACCGCTTGCTGCCCTGCTACCAGGCGCTGCTCGCAGAGCTTGCGGCACAAGGCGTGGAATGGGTGCAGATCGACGAGCCGGCACTGACGCTCGACCTGCCCGCGCACTGGCTGGCACGCCTCGCGCCGGTCTACGAGATGCTGTCGCAGACAGGCCCCAAGCTGCTGCTGGCCACCTACTTCGATTCGGTCGCGGAACACGCAGCTCGGCTGCAAGCCCTGCCGGTTGCCGGCCTGCATCTAGACCTGGTGCGGGCGCCAGCGCAGCTCGACCGCTTCCTGGCCGGCTGGCCGGCGGACAAGGTGCTGTCGGCCGGGATCATCGACGGCCGCAACATCTGGCGTGCCGATCTCGGCCGTTGCCTGGAGCAACTGGGCAATGCCCGGCGCGCGCTCGGCGACCGGCTCTGGCTGGCGCCGAGCTGCTCGCTGCTGCACGTGCCGGTCGATCTGGAGCAGGAGGCCCGGCTCGATGGCGAGCTCAGGAGCTGGCTCGCCTTTGCGCGCCAGAAGCTGGGCGAGCTGGGGTTGCTCAAGCACGCCCTCGACCAGGGCCGTGTGGCCGTGCATCAGGCGCTGCAGGCCAACCGCGCGGCAATCGACGCGCGCGCCACCAGTTCGCGCATCCACGATCCGGCCGTGGCGACACGCTTGGCCCATGTCAGCGCGAACGACGAGCATCGTCAATCAGTATTCCCGGCCAGGCAGGCGGCCCAGCGTCGGCGCTTTGCCCTGCCCTTGCTGCCGACCACGACGATAGGCTCGTTTCCGCAGACGGCGGCGATCCGCCAGGCGCGCGCGGCATTCAAGCGCGGCGAGCTGAGCGACGCGCAATATCAGGCCGCGATGCGCGCCGAAATCGGGCTCGTGGTGCAGAAGCAGGAGGCGCTGGGCCTCGATGTGCTGGTGCACGGCGAAGCCGAGCGCAACGACATGGTCGAGTATTTCGGCGAGCAGCTGGCAGGCTTTGCCTTCACCGAGCATGGCTGGGTGCAGAGCTACGGCAGCCGCTGCGTGAAGCCGCCGATCATCTACGGCGATGTCTCCCGCCCGCAGCCGATGACCGTCGAATGGAGCCGCTACGCACAAAGCCTGACCGAGCGGCCGATGAAGGGCATGCTGACAGGGCCGGTGACCATCCTGCAGTGGTCCTTCGTGCGCAACGACCAGCCGCGCAGCGCCACGGCGCAGCAGATCGCACTGGCCATCCGCGATGAGGTGGTCGATCTCGAGGCTGCCGGCATCGGCATCATCCAGATCGACGAGCCGGCCTACCGCGAGGGGCTGCCACTCAAGCGCCGCGACTGGCCGGCCTATCTGGACTGGGCTGCGCGTGCCTTCCGCCTGGCGGCATCGGGGGTACGCGACGATACACAGATTCATACCCATATGTGCTACGCCGAGTTCAACGACATCCTGCCCGCGATTGCCGCGATGGATGCCGACGTGATCACCATCGAAACCTCGCGCTCGGATATGGAGCTGCTCGAAGGCTTTGGCGAGTTCGCCTATCCGAACGAGATCGGGCCCGGTGTGTACGACATCCATTCGCCGCGCATCCCGCGCGTGGAAGAGATGGTCAGGCTGCTGGGCAAGGCAGTCAGCGTAATCCCGCTCGAACGCCTGTGGGTGAACCCGGACTGCGGCCTGAAGACACGCGGCTGGCCCGAGACCGAAACCGCGCTGTCGGCAATGGTGGAAGCGGCCCGGCTGATGCGCGTGCGCCTTGCCGAACACCGCGCAGAGCCCATCAACGGCTGA
- a CDS encoding LysR family transcriptional regulator, with amino-acid sequence MPQPILELRHLRTLAAISESGSLSRAAERLYLTQSAISHQIKALETHYGVELFERKSQPLKLSLAGQGLLQLAETVLPQVAAAERDLARLSEGQAGQLRIAVECHTCFDWLMPAMDRFREAWPEVELDIVSGFHADPVGLLLTDRADVAVVSERDNAEQGVAYRPLFGYEIVALLAKRHVLTARPSLVAQDFADQTLITYPVPDDMLDLIRQVLRPAGINPKRRTSELTAAILQLVASQRGIAALPAWAVQGYVDRGYVATRPIGEGGLWGELYGVVRTADVEKTFVADFLSTMRETCFKCLSGIVALSG; translated from the coding sequence ATGCCGCAGCCGATACTCGAACTTCGTCATCTACGCACGCTGGCCGCCATCAGCGAGAGCGGCAGCCTGTCACGCGCGGCCGAGCGGCTGTATCTCACGCAGTCGGCGATTTCGCATCAGATCAAGGCCTTGGAGACGCATTACGGCGTCGAGCTGTTCGAGCGCAAGAGCCAGCCGCTCAAGCTGTCGCTTGCCGGGCAAGGCCTGCTGCAGCTTGCCGAGACCGTCCTGCCGCAGGTGGCGGCTGCCGAGCGCGACCTCGCCCGGCTGTCCGAAGGGCAGGCAGGCCAGCTGCGTATCGCGGTGGAATGTCATACCTGCTTCGACTGGCTGATGCCGGCGATGGACCGTTTCCGAGAGGCTTGGCCGGAGGTGGAGCTCGACATCGTGTCGGGGTTTCATGCCGACCCGGTCGGCCTGCTGCTGACTGATCGCGCCGATGTCGCCGTGGTATCGGAGCGCGACAATGCCGAACAGGGCGTCGCCTATCGGCCGCTGTTCGGTTACGAGATCGTGGCGCTGCTGGCCAAGCGCCACGTACTCACCGCCAGGCCGAGCCTGGTGGCGCAGGATTTTGCCGACCAGACGCTGATTACCTACCCGGTGCCCGACGACATGCTCGACCTGATCCGTCAGGTGCTGCGCCCGGCGGGCATCAACCCCAAGCGCCGCACCAGCGAGCTGACGGCCGCCATCCTGCAGCTGGTTGCCAGCCAGCGGGGCATCGCCGCGCTGCCTGCCTGGGCCGTCCAGGGCTATGTCGATCGCGGTTATGTGGCAACCCGGCCGATCGGGGAGGGGGGCTTGTGGGGAGAGCTCTACGGCGTGGTCAGGACGGCGGATGTCGAGAAGACCTTCGTCGCCGACTTTCTGTCCACCATGCGCGAGACATGCTTCAAGTGCCTGAGCGGCATCGTCGCACTATCCGGCTGA
- a CDS encoding DUF3460 family protein, translated as MAIDRNYVSDFTQFINGFLDQNPEVKEQQKANRGTWWDREIDRDLYKRFEESRVKQKPYVYQAD; from the coding sequence ATGGCCATAGACCGTAACTACGTTTCCGACTTCACCCAGTTCATCAACGGCTTTCTCGACCAGAACCCAGAGGTGAAGGAACAGCAGAAGGCAAATCGCGGCACCTGGTGGGATCGCGAAATCGACCGCGATCTGTACAAGCGCTTCGAGGAATCGCGCGTCAAGCAGAAGCCCTATGTCTATCAAGCCGACTGA